Within the Deltaproteobacteria bacterium GWA2_45_12 genome, the region ACCTCCCGTGCGAGGCCCCATTTCCAATGCTTTACGGCTTATGGATCCCGGGCTAGCTTCTACTTTTTTACAACCCGGTCTTCCGGAAAATCAGCGCATTCATCAATTCCCCGAAATGAGTGAGGTCATGGGCCTTATTTTATTTCATGCGGCCTTGGTTGCCGGAACTCCTCCCGGTGAAGAGCATTTGTTAAGTCTTTGGGATCATTTTGAAAGAACAGTGCCCGATTTAGGCTTAGCTGCCGCCAGGATTATTTATTTGAGACAAACTAATGTATTACTACAGGGGGCTCTCCAAACCGCCCGAACCTACGTCCCCGCATCACACGAGGCTCTTCCCATCTTTAGCGGCTTGGCGGGGGACGCGTATGAAAATTTGGGGACGCCCGAAGCGTTTTGGAAAGATAAAGATAAAGACACCGAGCACATGTTTATTGAAACTATGAGAAAACTCGTTGAGAGAGAAATTCTCGCTACAGGCTTAGGTAATGCTGTGGAGCGCCATGCACCGGGAGATTTTACGGCTCTCAAGAAAATTTTTAGACTTTTTGGAGATCAAGGCATCATCCGGTCCGAATTCCCTGATGAATTCGGAGGCGCTGGATTTGATCTTGCCACTTCGGCCCAAATCATTGAAGCGATGAGCCGTGGTGTTCCCAAATCCATTCCCGATTCTTTGGGCGTGAACATGGCCGGCATTGGCAGCATGCCGATCATCCTTTATGGGACTGAAGAGCAAAAACAAAAATATCTGCCGGGCATGGCGGCAGGCACCACCATTGGCGCTTTTGCCCTGACCGAACCGGATGCAGGGTCGGATACTTCAGGAATGAAGACTACGGCAACAGTGGATGGGGAAAATTATGTGCTGAATGGTTCTAAAACCTTTATTACCAACGGCGGCATTGCCGATGTCTTTATTGTTTTTGCCAAGCTTAGTGGCCGAATTACGGCCTTCATTGTGGATAAGGAAACGGCAGGCTTTACGGTTGTGCGTGAAGAAGAAAAAATGGGGTTGCATGGAACCTCCACGGTTCAACTTTCTTTTGCTGATGTTAAAATTCCCAAAGCCAATCTCTTGGGCGCCGAAGGTCAGGGGCAGCGCATTGCTTTGAGCACCTTGACTCTGGGCCGGTGGAAGCTGGCCACGAGCAGTGTGGCCAACGCCAAGGAAGCCGTGGACTATACGGTAAAATATGTTCGTGATCGCAAACAATTTGGCAGTTCGATTGCCGAATATGGCGCTGTGCGCGCCATGGTTGCTGGGCAAACCATCGGTACGTTTGTCGCCGAGAGCATGACCTACCGCATTGCCGGAGAATACGATGCGGCCAGGCCCGCGGGTGTGTTTGGTCCCGTTGAAAAAATTGCCTTGTGGAATCAATTTTCGGTCCAAGCGGGCATTGCAAAAGTTTTTGACACCGAAAACTTCCAAAATGCGGCCGACCTGGGTGTACAGGCGCATGGGGGATATGGATTTATCGAGGAATATCCGATTGCCAGGCTTTATCGTGATTCGCGCGTGACACGGATTTATGAAGGTTCCAACGAAATCCAGCGCCTCTTTGTTATTTCACGCGGAATCTTAAGCCAAATGGCTAAAGCCGGAATGGATGAAAAATTTCATTTTGATGCAACCGTGGCAAAGGCCATGGATCATATCGAAGCAAACTTCCATGGCGATGTTCTGGTAGAGGCTCTTAAGCAAACTGAAATCGCCAAGCTTGTTGCCAATGAAGCTTATCGACTTGTGGCTTCCAATACGGATTTGGCCGATATTGTCGTAAATTCGGGACAACCGGCGCATAAACAACAAGGCCAGGCCATTGCCCTTCATTTAGCGAATCTAGCTATCAGCGCTTACGCGATGGACTCTGCCATCCAACGCGCTTTGAAATTGGGCCAGATGTTTGGAGACGATCAAGCCAAGACAGCTGTGCAGATCGCCCGTGTGTTTGCACAAACGGAGTTGAGGAAAGTGCGCAATACCTTCCGCGAGCTGAACAATGTACTTCGGTCTTATGATCTTGAACTGACAAAAAATGCTGAAACTGTTTTGGCCGTGGCAGATTTCAACACCCCCATGGATGAAAGTGTTTTGAATAACGAGATCGCCCAGACCATGCTGGACCATGGTGGTTATTCGATTGTGCCTCGTTCCACCCCGCTTAAGCCCACGGATCCTTCTGGACGCCGTACCCGCTCTGCTTCGACTCAGGCTGCGGAGGTGGCTCCCCTTGCTTCTCCGGATGGACAAGGAACGGGGACGGGTTCCGTTTCTGAATTGTTGGGTGGAACTCTAGTCGATTCAAAGATCACGGCCGTCGACGCTCCAAGAACGCAAAGGGTTTTTCGAAATCGCCCGAATGTTCAAAGCCGAAATTGGGGATTGCGTGCTCATCCCATGGCACGGCAGTTTTCGGGGATGCGGGGATTTGGACTTAAAGCAATGCATCGTTGATCTCCTCCTCTTTTCCCCTTTAAAAAAGGGGGACTAAGGGGGATTTGTTCCCGTTCCCGCTTTGCCGTATCCGTTTCAATTCGGGGAGGGTACGGGGAAAATCCCCCTGTATCCCCCTTTTTTAAAGGGGGAAGGATATGCCCACTCTCATCGACTTCCACACCCACTTCTTTCCCGATGGCGTGTTCACCGCTATTTGCCGCTGGTTTAAGGAAGTGGATTGGCCGGTATTGCATCAGCAAAGTATTGAAGAGCGTATCACCCATCTTAAAGCACAGGGCGTAAGTCAGGTTGTGTCCCTGCATTATCCGCACAAGGCAGGCATGGCCGAGACTTTAAATCGTTTTGCATTTGATCTTGCTCAAAAACATCCTGATTTTATCATTCCCTTCGGCAGTCTTCATCCCGATGACAAAAACAAAACCGGAATTTTAAAACAGTGTTTTGGAGAATTTGGGTTCAAGGGAATAAAAATCCATTCCCATGTCCAAAAAGTGGCCTCGGATGATTCCCGTATGGACGAAATTTATCAGGTTTGCAGTCAATACAAAAAAATCGTTCTCATCCATTGTGGCACTGGCCCTCATTTTAAAGATAAACCAGGCCGTGGATATGGTTATGACGTGGCTACGGTGACAGGAGTGACCCGCTTTGAAGCGGCCATCAAGCGTTTTCCGGATATAAAATTTGTCGTTCCCCATTTGGGGTATGAAGAAATTAGGGAGTTTTTTTCGCTTCTTGATAAATATCCAAATCTTTATCTGGATACCTCCATGGCCTTGGCCGGCCATTTTCCTGCTGAGATAAAAAGAGAGTGGTTTATCAAGTATGTCGATCGGCTCTTGTTTGGAACGGATTTTCCGGTTATTCCCCATGAATGGAAAAGGGAAAAGGAGATACTTCTTGGTTTCAAGTTAGGAGAGAAAGTTGAAAGAAAGATTTTTTATGAAAATGCCCGGCAATTGTTGCAGCTTTAAAATTTTCAGTATCCCTGCTTTTGTATTGATTCTTTTTTCATCTTTACCAGTCTTTGCCTACACACAGGCCCTGACTCATGTTGGGGGGGCGCCCGCCAAAGCAGAAGTGGTCCTTGTCACTGACGACAACAAAGTAATTATGGCAGGGGCGGCACGTTTAAACGGCAATGCCTTTGGCGCGGTGGTTCGTTATTTGGCCAACGGCAGTCTCGATTCATCCTTCGGGCACAAGGGAGTGGCTCGCATTGATCCGTTAGGAAAAGAATATTTGTATGGCCTAACGGCCAATGAAACGGGAGCCGTGTACGTTTCTGGTTATTCCCAACGCTGGTTTCACAAGGATGTTTTACTTGTCAAACTTGATACGCAAGGAAAGCCGGATCCCCAGTTTGGTAAAAATGGTTTTGTTGTTGATGATTTTGGAGGGGATGAAGAAATTCATTACATGGCCCGTGATTCCCAAGGGAGGCTTGTGTTGGCAGGGTTTTCCGAGGATGGGGATGGCACACACCCTTTGGTGGTGAGGTATCTTCCGGATGGGAAACGTGATCCCGCCTTCGTAGGGGCGCGGCAAGCAGCGCCCCAAATTAAGGGCGCGGCAAGCAGCGCCCCTACGATTCTCTATTCTCTCGTTCTCGATTCCCAAGATCGCCCCGTAGTGGCCGGGGCCATCCAAGATGACAGGGGCATCACTTATTGCATCGTGGCTCGGTTCACTTCCCAAGGAAATTTGGATGCCTCTTTTGGAAATGAAGGAATTGTTTGGGCCAATGAAGAGGGTGTATCCGGCGTTTGTTCCTCTGTGACTGTAAGTAAAAAGGGGGGAATTTTTGCAGCCGGATACCAACAAATGGGGCTTAACAATACAGCTTTTTTTGCAACGAGTTTAAATAAGAATGGAACTAAAAACCTTGCTTTTGGCCAAAAAGGTATTGTCCTTACAGACATAACCCCCGGTTTTGATTTGGCTCATGGAATTGTGATCGATTCAAATGAAAATATTTTTTTGGCAGGGGAATATCAGACGGGTCAGGATGAAAGAGGAAAGTTTTATTTTGGAATGGCCCTTGTCCAGTATGATGCTCATGGGATCCCTGATCCCTCTTTTTATGAAAAAGGGGTCTTTAAGATGAGTTTATCGTCCAGGGATATTTCCGGTTTTATGGGGGTAACCCTTGATAGTGATGAAAAACCGGTGATGGCAGGCGTTTCAAAAAAACGTTTTTTGCTCTTGAGAAATCCGTGAAATCCTTATAGAGCCGTAAACCTGTGCTGTTGTGAGGACAATCCGAGGATTGTCCATACGTCATTTTTCTAGAAAGGTAACTTATGTCAATCCAAGACCAATTTGTCGAGGCGCAGGGTAAACTGAAGACACTTCCCGCCCAAGACAATGAAGTTCTTTTGAATTTATATGCTTTGTATAAACAATCCACTGAAGGGGATGTTTCCGGCAACAAACCCGGCATGTTTGATATTGTAAAAAAAGCCAAGTACGAAGCCTGGGCTTCGCGCAAGGGGCTTTCCAAGGAATCTGCCATGGCTGAGTATGTGAAATTGGTAAGCACCTTGGTGGAAGAAGCAGCAAAATAATTTTGGAATCTAATTGGTCTCCTCCCCTTTATAAGGGGAGGATTAAGGTGGGGTAGGGTTTTAGGGGGAATACCTCCCCTGAATCCACTCCTTACAAAGGAGGGGAGATTTGTATGTCAAAACCATCATCTGCATTAAAACAGACTGAACCCAAAAAACTTAAAGGGCGTGATCTTATTGTTCAATCGCTTGAACGCGAAGGGGTGGAAGTGATTTTTGGATATCCCGGTGGAACTTCCATGGAAATTCACCAAGGGCTTACCCTTTCCAAAAAAATTCGCATGATTTTGCCTCGGCATGAACAGGCGGGGGCTTTTGCGGCTGATGGTTATGCGCGCGCCACGGGGAAGCCCGGTGTTTGTTTGGCTACTTCCGGTCCTGGTGCCACCAATTTG harbors:
- a CDS encoding acyl-CoA-binding protein, encoding MSIQDQFVEAQGKLKTLPAQDNEVLLNLYALYKQSTEGDVSGNKPGMFDIVKKAKYEAWASRKGLSKESAMAEYVKLVSTLVEEAAK